From the genome of Pelosinus fermentans DSM 17108:
CATTACAGGCGGAAGTTGCGATGGAACTGGTTCAGCAGGAAAGGGATATGTCCTGCGCGGAGGCAGAATGTTAAACGACGAAGCTTATGAATGCACTTGGGAACTTTTAAAGTTTATTCCTTCTATTACTGACCCTCAAATCTCTGTGAGAGATGAAATCATTGCTTTTGATAAAAAAGTACAAACCCATGCTAAAGCTAGGTTAGTCGATGAAAATGGCAAAATAATAGATGTCAGTTCTATGGGTTTTAGCAACAAAGACAGAATGGATTTAATGAAACTTACCATTAGTCCGGAAGATGCTCTTAAAACCTACACGATTGAACAATGTTTTTCACCTTCCTTCTTTAAAACCAATTTTTGGTACATGTGGGCTACTACTTTTGCTTTTCAGCCTTGGCACAGTGCTATCGAATTTAAGCGTTACCTCAATCGGTTCATGCACGAATTTCCTCGTATTCATACGTTAGCAGGCGTAACTCGAACCCCCTACAATCAGTATGATTCTATTATATTGCCCATTATAAAATGGCTTGGAGGACAAGATGTCCATTTTGAAATGAATTGCAAGGTAACAGATCTTGATTTTAAGCCGTCACAAGAGGAAAAAACAATTGAGCGTATCCACTACTTAGATGCAGGAAAGCAAAAAGAAATAACGGTTCATAATACTGACTTGGTTTTTGTTACAAATGGCTCTATGACAGAAGGCTATAGTCTCGGATCTATGACCTCAGCCCCTCGCCTTGGATCCAAAGGTGCATCTTTTACATTGTGGGAAAACATTGTAAGAAAACAGCCTGATTTGGGTTCTCCATCTGTCTTTTCAGATCATATTGATAAATCCTTGTGGGAATCCTTTACGGTCACTTGTAAAGATCCTATATTCTTTGATTTAATGGAAAAGTTCTCAGGTAATTCATACGGTACAGGCGCTCTAGTAACTTTTAAAGATTCCAATTGGTTTATGTCTATTGTCTTAGCCTATCAGCCGCATTTTATCAATCAGCCTGAGAATATTAAAGTCTTTTGGGGCTATTCTTTATTTCCTAACAACATTGGTAACTATATACCAAAAAAGATGTCTGAATGTACAGGTGAGGAAATATTAATTGAATTATGTTCTCATCTTAGATTCCACAAGCATATTCCCTTAATTCTTAAAACCTCTAACTGCATTCCCTGCATGATGCCATTTATAACCAGCCAGTTTATGCCACGGGTTAGAACAGACCGACCGGAAGTTATACCGAAAGGCTCAACCAATCTCGCTTTCCTAGGTCAATTCGCTGAAATGCCTGACGACGTTGTTTTTACTGTAGAATATTCTATTCGCTCAGCACAAATGGCCGTCTATTCTCTTCTCAAATTAAATAAGGAAGTTATACCTATCAACCAACATCAATATGATGTGAGAATATTATTCGACACTTTTATCACTTCCTTTCGATAAAAAAATGACTATGTAAGCAGATAATCTGCAATTACATAGTCATTTTAATTGTGTCTAACTATTTTAGCATCCTTAAACTTAAAAAGCGGAAACTGATCGTGAGCGTTGTTCATTTATTCTCCTAGTTCTTTAATATTTCAACTTTATTTATTTTATTATTAAGAATTACATCCTTATATTCGATTTTATCTTGGTACCTCCTGTATTCACTTAGCATACAATAGAGTAAGTCACAAGGCTAAGCATGAAAAAGGAGGAATACTTATGGGCTTCGGTGGTTTTGGTGGTAACGGACGCGGTGGTGGTAGCTTCATTATTATTATAGTGATCATTTTGCTATTCTTTTGTTGTTCCAATGATGATTGTTCCTCTAGTTGTTAATCAATTAAAAAAACTCATTCAACAAACTTCATCCCTCTTGCAACCACGTTACTATAAGCGTGGTTTTTTTTTGCTAAAAAACGTTCAACGAAACCCCATACTACAATCAATATTAATGATTTTTCTCCATGAAATTCAAAATCAATCAAAAAAATGGCACCTGCTGTATGCAGGTGCGGATAATTCTTAATGCAAATTATTAACGATTTTCTTGTCGATATCCTCTCACATGATTTACATAAAATATAGCAAGAGGAATGATAACGATGAAACAACTTCCCAAATACATCATCGGCAAACCAACTGAACTTGACAACATCCCTAGAAAAATGGCTCCACACCCCACACCCAAATCAAAAGCAGTCATTATTGTGCCATTTGCAACGCCACGCTGTAAAGCCCCTACTTTATTAATTGCCATTGTCAAGGCTGTTGGCTGGATTATACCAAAACCTACGCCAAATAAGACTGCAGACATCATAAATAAAACAATTCCATTTGCAAAGAATAGCGATAAAAAGGATGCTGCTAATGCAGCAAATCCGATTGACATAATCTTTACAGGACCTTGCTGATCAAGAATTTTCCCTGCATAGGGTCTGCTAAGAAAAAGAGCAGCAGCAAAGGCCAAAAAGTAGCTCCCTGGGTTTGCAATACCGATTTCTTTTCCGAAAAGCACAATGAAGGAAAGCACCCCGCTATATAACCCAGCTACAAAAAACATTATACTGGCAAAGGAAAAGACCTTGGGTTCAAATAAAATAATACTTTTCGTATTTGCCGATTTATTTACAGCCTGATGCTCAATCCCCCAAGCACATAAAAATCCAACTGCAGCAAAACAAAAACTGATAATAAATAATATAGAAAATCCAAATCGTTGCAATATTTCTAACCCCAGCAAAGGACCCACGGCCATAGCAACGGTATTAGACAATCCATAATAACCGATTCCTTCCCCACGCCTAACTGCCGGAACAAGATCCGTTGCTGTTGTTCCAGAGGCGGTGGTAGCAAATCCCCAGAATATCCCATGAATCCCTCTCAATATAAACAATAACACTAAACTTGTCACCCAATTGTATGCGAACATAGCCAAAGTCAAAAGAAGTAATGATAAGCGTAATATGGCTTTTCTCCCTAAGGTATCTAGTAAATGCCCAGCTAAAGGACGCGACAACACTGCTGCTAGAGCAAAAACGCCAAAAATATAGCCTACTATTTTAGTATCACCAGCAAGAACATCAGTGATAAATAAAGGCAGCGTCGGTAATAAACAGTAAAAACTCGTAAAGATAAACAAGTTGGACAAACAAAGTAAAAGAAAACTTTTCGTCCAAAGCTGAGGCGCTGCTGCTTCCTGTTTTATTATCATCCACTCCCCTCTTCCTATGGAAGATGCATGTATTCACAATATTTACTAAGAAGAATTTAATTCGCGGCTAATGGCTTATTCTCCTGCATTTTAACGATCTTTGCCTTTTCCTATGAATCATACCCAATCATTTTCGAAAAAATGGAAATAGAATACATTTAATTAGCGTTTCAAGGCAGGATTCATCTAGATTTTAACGAAATGGAAAATAAAAGTATCTGAGGGGATATTTTAAAGAAAATTTAAGGAGTGATTGTGTTGTTATATAGAAAGTATGGAAAGACAAATGAAATGGTTTCTGTTCTGGGATTTGGCTGTATGAGGCTTCCTATAATCGGCGGTGATCCTACTAACATTGATGAAGGACAATCAATAGCAATGATTCGCCATGCAATCGATGAAGGTGTAAATTATATAGATACCGCATATCCATATCATGGCAAAGGTATGGCTTATGGTGGAGCTAGCGAACCTTTTGTAGCAAAAGCATTGAAAGATGGCTATAGAGAACGTGTAAAATTAGCTACGAAACTTCCTAGCTGGCTAATCAAAACACGGGCTGATATGGATAAATACTTAAATGAACAATTAAAACGTCTTGAGACAGATACCATTGATTTTTATTTAGTCCACTCACTTAGTGCTTCTACATGGCCCATCCTAAAAGAAGCAGGAATTAGTGAGTTCTTGGATCAGGCAATTCAAGATGGCAGAATCAAACATGCAGGATTTTCATTTCATGAAAGAGTTGGCTTGTTCAAAGAAATCGTTGATTATTATGATTGGTCATTCTGCCAGATTCAATATAATTATTTAGATGAAAATTATCAGGCTGGCAAAGAAGGATTGGAGTACGCAGCCAAAAAGGGATTGGGCATTGCTATTATGGAACCACTGAGAGGTGGAAAAATTGCTGAAAATCTTCCCAATGATGCTCTTTCCCTTTTTAATCAGGCAGATCAAAAAAGGACGCCTGTTGAATGGGCACTGCGCTGGGTATGGAATCATCCTGAAGTATCAATTGCTTTAAGCGGCATGTCAGCTATGGAGCATGTTACAGAAAACCTTAAAATAGCTCAAGACGCTCATGCAAATTCATTAACCGAAAAGGAAATCAACATCATCAATCAAGTAAAGTCTATTTTTAAAGAACGAATAAAAGTTAATTGTACCGCTTGTGCCTATTGTATGCCTTGTCCTGCTGGCGTGAACATTCCGGGGTGTTTTACAATCCTCAATGATAATTTTATCTTTGGTGATAGTCCCGCAGTTAGAGAACGGCATAAATTTCTATATAATTTTCGCCTTGGATCACCAGCACATGCATCTAACTGTATAGAATGCGGTAAGTGTGAAAGCCATTGTCCTCAAAACATATCCATCCGCAAGGAATTACACACCGTTAAAGAATTATTTGAATCCGCTTAACCTTACTTAAGAATTAAATTACTACTAGAACAAGCAACTACGATAGCATTGGTCTGCTATTTTAGTTGCTTTTCTTTCTTCATATCATATCGATTTTAATACAAATATATTCATTTATAAAATTCATGATTGTAAGGATTTTAGGGTATCTTAAGATATTATAAAGAATCTTTAATGGAGGTCTTGCTATGACTAAAAATTTATCTAAGAACCAAATTCATGAACTAACTATGCTCGTTTTAAACCAACTGGATTTTCAAGAAGCAAATGAAACATCATCAGCTACGAATATAGCCGATGATGTTGTTCAAAAATATGCTGAAGTTTATGAAACTATTCAAAAAAAGAATACGCCACCGAAAGTCACAGTTTCTAATAATAAGTAAGCAAAAAAATAAATTGCTTCTCAACAGCCCCTCTGATTTCATCTGAGGGGGCTTCTGTTTTTACCCATAATAATATAGATAAATATATTATTTCATCTAGAAAGAAACTTTATATATATTCTAAATGAATTTCAAACAAAAGAATACGATATAAATTGTGTCCCCCATGTTATCAGCAATATCTAAGAAAGGAGTTTTTGAAATGTCAATATCAGCCGTAAATGCAAGCATGAATAATCAATATTTAACGAACTTTCAAAAAGCGAATAAAACCGCTATACCTAAGGAAATTCCAAAGTTTACAACAATAACGCCTCCAAACAAAACCTTTGATTTCAAAGGCTTAACGCTCAAGGAATAACAGCATTCCCCAATACTCTATTTATGAATATCGTTAATATATACTTCCATTAAAAAGGAAAGTGTATATTAGCGATATTTCTCTAGTAACTCTGCTGAAATTCTCCTCAAACTGGAAAACTATTCATTTGAATTCTATTTTTCCTTATATTTTATCATAAGCGATATCACTAATAGACAAATAAACATCCCCACAATCAGACCAATTCCAAAGTCGGCCAGATGAGTAATCATTTATTTAATCACCTCATTGCATTTTCCGTTATGCATGGCTTCCAAGATTCAACAACAATAATTTTTAGTCAAGGCAGAACGCTTCATTCTTTATGTGGATGCTTTGAGCCATAACTCGGTTATCTTTGCCAGATATATTCTAATTATAAAGAAAATGTATTACAGTTTTGTTACAATATTTTCACATCCATTATCTTTTATCCAATTGATCTTATTTTAATACATCAAAATCGCTCCTACACCTAAAACATGATTGCATAAAAAAAGGATTCTAGCATATCGCTAGAATCCTTGTATTTCCTCAAACCTCTCCGATGTTAAGTATTTATGTTGGCAAATCATTTTTAACTAGTTTTATATCCTTTTCCCTTTCTAGTCATTGGCGAAGACTAAGGAACAAGTTAAGGTATAGCTTATAACAGTCAAATCCTATTTACTATTACCTCGCATATTCTCTTTCTCCGCTTTTTTAACTACATTCTTGGCGTAAACCCTAGCGCGATTACCTACCTCCGAGGCTTTAGGTGAATATAGAGCAATCACTGCCTCTATTGACTGACTAGAATAACCTTGCTCTAACATCGTCTGCGCTATTTCACAATCAACTTTGGCGTTCACTTCACTTCCCACATTTCTTGCGATAAAAAGGTTTAGACGATATTGATATTCTTGCATTGCCAGACTCTCTTTATCTTGCTGCGATACTACTGCTGCATTGCCTTGCTCCTTAACAGAGGTTTGCCAAGGAGAGAGATCCAATCCTTTTACATCCGCTGCATTAACATCATAGAGCTTAGATTTATCACTAAATTTCGCCTCAGAAAAATCAGCATTAATTAAACTTACGTTTCTAAATTCATTAAGACTGCTTAAAGTAACCGCTCTAAAGTCAACGCCGTCTAAATTGCAGTCAGCAAAACGCCCATACGCAATTTCAGATTGTTTAAAATCCATATTCTCTAAAGTACTCTTTTCAAAAGTAACATTCGTAATTTTTGCTTTAGCTAACACAGATTCTTGCATTTCACAATCCTTAAATGCCACTGAGTACAAATCCGTATTTTCCAAAGAGGCATTCATAAATTTACAACCTTTCATTTGGCTCTCAATAATAGAAGCTTCATTAAAATTGGCGTGCCTAAAGTTAACATTTTCTCCATAAAACCAACTAATTTTTGATCCACTCAAATCAGCATCACTTAAGTTGACATCTTTAAATACATTTAAATCACTAAATTCAACATTCGCACTCTTAAAACTTGCATTTGCAAGGTTGCTCTCTTTAATACCTACGCCTTCGATTCTAACATGGGACAAATTCACTTTTTGCATTGCGCAGCCAGTAAAATCCACGGTAGATAAATCTGCCCTTTCAAAATTGCCACCAATCAAAAGACCATTTTTAAACTCACCTTGCTTAATTATTGTATCACTAAAATTAGCACCACTTAAATTACACTCTTCAAAATTAACACTTTCAAATTTCCTGCCAGATAAGTCAAGTCCACTTAGATCACAATATTTAAAATTAATTTGCAATCCATCCTGTTGTTCCTCAATGATTTGGTTAAAATCCTCTTGGGTCATTTTTTTAAAAATTCCCTCTCGTCCCATCTAACCTAAAACCTCCTTGCCTTCGTATCTCCATCATTCTACTTATTTATTAGACGAGCTTATAATCTTAGTGCAACACTATGTAAAACAATAAACCATTTCTCTCT
Proteins encoded in this window:
- a CDS encoding aldo/keto reductase, whose translation is MLLYRKYGKTNEMVSVLGFGCMRLPIIGGDPTNIDEGQSIAMIRHAIDEGVNYIDTAYPYHGKGMAYGGASEPFVAKALKDGYRERVKLATKLPSWLIKTRADMDKYLNEQLKRLETDTIDFYLVHSLSASTWPILKEAGISEFLDQAIQDGRIKHAGFSFHERVGLFKEIVDYYDWSFCQIQYNYLDENYQAGKEGLEYAAKKGLGIAIMEPLRGGKIAENLPNDALSLFNQADQKRTPVEWALRWVWNHPEVSIALSGMSAMEHVTENLKIAQDAHANSLTEKEINIINQVKSIFKERIKVNCTACAYCMPCPAGVNIPGCFTILNDNFIFGDSPAVRERHKFLYNFRLGSPAHASNCIECGKCESHCPQNISIRKELHTVKELFESA
- a CDS encoding MFS transporter, producing the protein MIIKQEAAAPQLWTKSFLLLCLSNLFIFTSFYCLLPTLPLFITDVLAGDTKIVGYIFGVFALAAVLSRPLAGHLLDTLGRKAILRLSLLLLTLAMFAYNWVTSLVLLFILRGIHGIFWGFATTASGTTATDLVPAVRRGEGIGYYGLSNTVAMAVGPLLGLEILQRFGFSILFIISFCFAAVGFLCAWGIEHQAVNKSANTKSIILFEPKVFSFASIMFFVAGLYSGVLSFIVLFGKEIGIANPGSYFLAFAAALFLSRPYAGKILDQQGPVKIMSIGFAALAASFLSLFFANGIVLFMMSAVLFGVGFGIIQPTALTMAINKVGALQRGVANGTIMTAFDLGVGCGAIFLGMLSSSVGLPMMYLGSCFIVIIPLAIFYVNHVRGYRQENR
- a CDS encoding pentapeptide repeat-containing protein, with product MTQEDFNQIIEEQQDGLQINFKYCDLSGLDLSGRKFESVNFEECNLSGANFSDTIIKQGEFKNGLLIGGNFERADLSTVDFTGCAMQKVNLSHVRIEGVGIKESNLANASFKSANVEFSDLNVFKDVNLSDADLSGSKISWFYGENVNFRHANFNEASIIESQMKGCKFMNASLENTDLYSVAFKDCEMQESVLAKAKITNVTFEKSTLENMDFKQSEIAYGRFADCNLDGVDFRAVTLSSLNEFRNVSLINADFSEAKFSDKSKLYDVNAADVKGLDLSPWQTSVKEQGNAAVVSQQDKESLAMQEYQYRLNLFIARNVGSEVNAKVDCEIAQTMLEQGYSSQSIEAVIALYSPKASEVGNRARVYAKNVVKKAEKENMRGNSK
- a CDS encoding oleate hydratase, with amino-acid sequence MANHDTKAYLVGAGVGSLAAAVYLIRDGYFPGKNIHIFEEMNITGGSCDGTGSAGKGYVLRGGRMLNDEAYECTWELLKFIPSITDPQISVRDEIIAFDKKVQTHAKARLVDENGKIIDVSSMGFSNKDRMDLMKLTISPEDALKTYTIEQCFSPSFFKTNFWYMWATTFAFQPWHSAIEFKRYLNRFMHEFPRIHTLAGVTRTPYNQYDSIILPIIKWLGGQDVHFEMNCKVTDLDFKPSQEEKTIERIHYLDAGKQKEITVHNTDLVFVTNGSMTEGYSLGSMTSAPRLGSKGASFTLWENIVRKQPDLGSPSVFSDHIDKSLWESFTVTCKDPIFFDLMEKFSGNSYGTGALVTFKDSNWFMSIVLAYQPHFINQPENIKVFWGYSLFPNNIGNYIPKKMSECTGEEILIELCSHLRFHKHIPLILKTSNCIPCMMPFITSQFMPRVRTDRPEVIPKGSTNLAFLGQFAEMPDDVVFTVEYSIRSAQMAVYSLLKLNKEVIPINQHQYDVRILFDTFITSFR